In Paenibacillus sp. FSL R7-0345, a single window of DNA contains:
- a CDS encoding PRC-barrel domain-containing protein: MKLQDLIGLTVYEVEEGTEVGKLVDCILDSNWNITGIELESKALFSSHVKVVAWEDIVAYGEDAIMIRNKESIVKADTDHIPYTFLLGKNKLKDLQVLTTSGSNLGRISDVYFDQKLGNTIVALEISDGLVTDLIEGRKWLPCSEEMSIGENAVLVPAMSEERLQKAINIVNG, translated from the coding sequence ATGAAACTTCAGGATTTGATTGGCCTCACTGTATATGAAGTCGAGGAGGGTACCGAAGTCGGCAAGCTTGTCGATTGTATTCTCGATTCAAACTGGAATATTACGGGTATTGAACTGGAAAGCAAGGCTCTTTTTTCCAGTCATGTGAAAGTTGTGGCATGGGAAGATATTGTAGCATATGGCGAAGACGCTATCATGATTCGCAATAAAGAGTCGATTGTTAAGGCCGACACTGACCATATACCCTATACATTTCTTTTGGGAAAGAACAAATTGAAGGATCTTCAGGTGCTGACTACATCGGGAAGTAACCTGGGACGGATATCGGATGTTTATTTTGACCAAAAGTTGGGAAACACAATAGTAGCGCTGGAAATCAGTGACGGGCTTGTAACGGATTTGATAGAAGGCCGTAAATGGCTGCCTTGTTCTGAAGAGATGTCCATCGGGGAGAATGCCGTGCTGGTTCCCGCGATGAGCGAAGAACGGCTACAGAAAGCCATTAATATTGTTAACGGATAG
- a CDS encoding cysteine desulfurase family protein, with the protein MKSIYLDHAASTPVHPEVAKVIYHILTEEYGNASSVHHSGRAAKKIINGARDTIAGFLGCAPDEWVFTSGGTESDNLALLGAAAATVQKGKHIITTAVEHHAVLHTCEELKRQGYSITYLPVDSTGRVSASDVEAALREDTVLISVMFANNEVGTVQPIEEIGSLAAERGILFHVDAVQALGMLPIALRELPVDYMSFTAHKINGPQGIGGLYVRRGAPLHPRQHGGLQERGRRAGTESLASAAGFAKAVELAVQGLEQRREHALQLRGTMLAGLDQRVGQAGYAVNGNPQHFLPGILNVSFPGAGTDVMLMNLDMERIAAASGSACTSGSLEISHVLQAMKLPAELLQSAIRFSTGLGNTKEEMEYVAQKVETILKRLRK; encoded by the coding sequence ATGAAATCCATCTATTTGGACCATGCCGCCTCAACCCCGGTTCATCCGGAGGTGGCCAAGGTCATATACCATATACTGACTGAAGAATACGGCAACGCGTCCAGCGTGCATCATTCCGGACGTGCTGCCAAAAAGATTATCAACGGCGCGCGCGATACGATCGCGGGCTTTTTGGGCTGTGCGCCGGATGAATGGGTGTTTACAAGCGGCGGCACCGAAAGCGACAACCTGGCGCTGCTGGGCGCTGCAGCTGCCACTGTGCAGAAAGGTAAACATATCATTACTACTGCGGTTGAGCATCATGCGGTCCTGCATACCTGCGAGGAACTGAAGCGGCAGGGCTACTCCATCACCTATCTGCCGGTGGATTCCACTGGACGGGTGTCAGCTTCGGATGTTGAAGCAGCCCTGAGGGAAGATACCGTATTGATCAGTGTGATGTTTGCCAATAATGAGGTTGGAACGGTGCAGCCGATTGAAGAAATCGGCAGTCTGGCAGCTGAACGGGGAATTCTGTTCCACGTTGATGCGGTCCAAGCCCTTGGAATGCTGCCGATCGCACTGCGTGAGCTGCCGGTGGATTACATGAGCTTCACCGCCCACAAAATCAACGGCCCGCAGGGCATCGGCGGCCTGTATGTACGGCGCGGTGCGCCGCTGCATCCAAGACAGCATGGCGGTCTGCAGGAGCGCGGCAGACGGGCCGGAACGGAAAGTCTGGCAAGTGCAGCCGGTTTTGCCAAGGCGGTAGAGCTGGCAGTACAGGGACTGGAGCAGCGGCGTGAGCATGCCCTGCAGCTGCGCGGTACAATGCTGGCCGGACTGGATCAGCGTGTGGGACAAGCCGGATATGCAGTCAACGGCAACCCGCAGCATTTTTTGCCGGGTATTCTGAATGTCAGCTTTCCCGGAGCGGGTACAGATGTGATGCTGATGAACCTGGATATGGAGCGGATCGCCGCCGCCAGCGGTTCTGCCTGCACCTCCGGTTCACTGGAAATCTCCCATGTACTGCAGGCCATGAAGCTGCCGGCAGAACTTTTGCAATCTGCGATTCGCTTTAGCACAGGTTTGGGTAATACTAAGGAAGAAATGGAGTACGTTGCCCAAAAAGTTGAAACCATTCTGAAACGGCTGCGTAAATAG
- a CDS encoding DUF523 domain-containing protein, whose product MILISSCLAGMKVRYNGTDCLEDSLKQLLDSGKAVTVCPELLGGFMTPRESAEITGGTGTDVLDGKAKVLDRSGNDVTGMYLDGARITLETARQYNASVVVLKQNSPSCGSTMVYNGEFAGVKIPGEGVTAALLRRNGIRVISEQELPDRLKELV is encoded by the coding sequence ATGATTCTGATCAGCTCCTGCCTGGCAGGGATGAAGGTGCGGTATAATGGAACAGATTGTCTGGAAGACAGCCTGAAGCAGCTGCTTGACAGCGGCAAGGCGGTCACGGTTTGCCCGGAGCTGCTGGGCGGCTTCATGACACCACGGGAATCGGCGGAAATTACCGGCGGTACGGGTACAGATGTGCTGGACGGCAAAGCTAAGGTGCTGGACCGGTCGGGTAATGATGTCACCGGGATGTATCTGGATGGTGCACGGATCACACTGGAGACGGCCCGCCAATATAATGCATCGGTCGTGGTACTTAAGCAGAACAGCCCTTCCTGCGGGAGTACTATGGTCTATAACGGAGAGTTTGCAGGTGTGAAAATCCCCGGTGAAGGTGTTACAGCCGCCCTGCTGCGCAGAAACGGGATCAGAGTAATCTCCGAGCAAGAGCTTCCGGACAGGCTGAAAGAGCTGGTATAA
- a CDS encoding SOS response-associated peptidase codes for MCGRYTITVTLDELMMRYFIDEAPQIHYVPKYNAAPVQHIPAVIHDGRRNRLGTLRWGLIPSWARDDKGGSTRINARAESLLEKASFKGLLRSRRCIIPADGFYEWKQGPDGKQPMRIVLPERRIFSLAGLYDIRTDMDGNKLSTCTIITTEPNSLMADIHNRMPVILPPEAETQWLDRSNEDVSALLRLLQPYDAAQMRAYPVSTAVGNVRNDYPELIKEA; via the coding sequence ATGTGCGGAAGATATACCATTACCGTAACGCTGGACGAATTGATGATGCGGTATTTCATAGACGAAGCTCCGCAGATCCATTACGTTCCCAAATACAATGCTGCACCGGTTCAGCATATTCCTGCGGTCATCCATGACGGGAGGCGCAACCGGCTGGGTACACTGCGCTGGGGACTTATCCCCTCCTGGGCCAGAGATGACAAGGGCGGGAGCACAAGAATCAATGCCCGCGCAGAATCACTGCTGGAAAAGGCCTCCTTCAAAGGACTGCTCCGCTCCCGTCGCTGCATCATTCCTGCAGACGGCTTCTATGAATGGAAGCAGGGCCCGGACGGTAAACAGCCTATGCGGATTGTGCTGCCGGAGCGCCGCATCTTTTCACTGGCCGGATTATATGATATCAGGACGGACATGGACGGCAACAAGCTGAGCACCTGCACAATTATCACTACAGAACCTAACAGCCTTATGGCAGACATCCATAACCGGATGCCTGTGATCCTTCCCCCTGAAGCTGAAACACAGTGGCTTGACCGCAGCAACGAAGATGTCTCTGCTCTGCTCCGGCTGCTTCAGCCTTATGACGCCGCACAGATGCGGGCATACCCGGTGTCTACGGCCGTAGGCAATGTAAGAAATGATTATCCTGAGCTTATTAAGGAAGCCTGA
- a CDS encoding voltage-gated chloride channel family protein has translation MLEKWWFAAAWGTLLKWIVLGSGVGVLAGTASAFFLKSLDYVTGVRVANPWLLFLLPLGGALVSYLYSRYGGSSAKGNNLILEQIQTDSETVPLRMAPLVLFGTLVTHLFGGSAGREGTAVQMGGSLADWLGRMLRVKPVDRRILLICGISGGFGSIFGTPLAGTVFGLEVLAIGLISHEALIPAFAASFVGNLTATSLWGVTHLHYPIGDIPPLSLMVVLKVVLASVLFGLASTLFSELTHALKKGYTRLFHNPVLKSAAGGVVIIILVYVLGTRDYLGLGLPLIEASFTGDVPPFAFLGKLVFTSLTLGAGFQGGEVTPLFAIGATLGHALAGWLHLYGPFLAGLGFIAVFCGAANTPIACFLMGIELFGGDGAVYFFIACLVSYLFSGHTGIYTSQQIGISKSRLRSFPQGTTLAKAKLPKRKGDGTL, from the coding sequence ATGTTAGAAAAATGGTGGTTTGCCGCAGCCTGGGGCACCCTGCTGAAGTGGATTGTGCTCGGCAGCGGAGTGGGGGTGCTTGCCGGAACAGCGTCCGCTTTTTTTCTGAAGAGTCTGGACTACGTAACCGGGGTGAGAGTAGCCAATCCGTGGCTGCTGTTCCTGCTTCCGCTTGGGGGAGCGCTGGTCAGCTATCTGTATTCCAGATACGGGGGCAGCAGCGCAAAGGGAAATAATCTGATTCTCGAGCAGATTCAGACGGACAGTGAGACTGTGCCGCTGAGAATGGCTCCGCTGGTCTTATTCGGAACACTGGTGACCCATTTGTTCGGCGGCTCTGCGGGGCGCGAGGGAACAGCCGTGCAGATGGGCGGGAGCCTGGCGGACTGGCTCGGGAGAATGCTCAGAGTGAAGCCTGTTGACCGGAGGATTTTACTGATATGCGGGATCAGCGGCGGATTTGGTTCTATTTTCGGAACACCTTTGGCCGGAACGGTATTTGGTCTTGAAGTGCTTGCCATCGGGCTGATCAGTCATGAAGCGCTCATTCCTGCTTTTGCAGCCAGCTTTGTCGGGAATCTTACTGCAACTTCTCTTTGGGGCGTTACCCATTTGCATTATCCGATCGGGGATATTCCTCCTCTTTCCTTAATGGTAGTACTCAAGGTTGTGCTGGCTTCCGTGCTGTTCGGCCTGGCGAGTACACTGTTCAGTGAACTGACCCATGCGCTGAAAAAAGGGTATACCCGCCTGTTCCATAATCCTGTTCTAAAAAGTGCCGCCGGCGGTGTGGTGATTATTATCCTGGTATATGTGCTGGGAACGAGGGATTATCTGGGGCTGGGACTGCCGCTGATAGAGGCTTCTTTTACCGGAGATGTCCCGCCGTTTGCCTTTCTGGGCAAGCTGGTGTTTACCTCGCTGACGCTTGGAGCCGGCTTTCAGGGCGGAGAAGTTACCCCTTTATTTGCCATTGGCGCTACTTTAGGGCATGCGTTAGCCGGATGGCTGCACCTTTACGGTCCTTTTTTGGCCGGACTCGGTTTTATTGCCGTGTTCTGCGGTGCCGCCAATACGCCAATCGCCTGTTTTTTGATGGGTATTGAATTGTTCGGAGGGGATGGGGCGGTGTACTTCTTTATCGCCTGCCTGGTGAGCTATCTATTTTCGGGGCATACGGGGATTTATACCTCCCAGCAGATCGGCATCTCCAAAAGCCGGCTCAGATCCTTCCCGCAGGGAACGACACTGGCCAAAGCCAAGCTGCCCAAAAGAAAAGGGGACGGCACACTTTAA
- a CDS encoding Rrf2 family transcriptional regulator, with translation MKISTKGRYGLTIMMELALKFGEGPTSLKSIAEKNGLSEHYLEQLIAPLRNAGLVKSIRGAYGGYILSRDSATITAGDIIRVLEGPISPVDFTEEDDPAKRDLWLRIRDGIADVLDSTTLSDLINYKEENKADNYMFYI, from the coding sequence TTGAAAATATCAACAAAAGGACGTTACGGATTGACCATTATGATGGAGCTTGCCCTGAAATTCGGCGAGGGTCCAACATCACTAAAAAGCATTGCCGAAAAAAACGGATTGTCCGAGCATTATCTGGAGCAGCTGATTGCCCCGCTGCGTAATGCCGGACTTGTAAAGAGCATCCGGGGAGCTTACGGCGGATATATTCTGTCTCGTGATTCCGCAACCATTACTGCCGGAGATATTATCCGTGTGCTGGAAGGACCGATCTCACCGGTTGATTTCACCGAAGAGGACGATCCGGCCAAACGTGACCTCTGGCTGCGTATCCGCGACGGCATTGCCGATGTGCTGGATTCCACTACCTTGTCCGATTTGATTAATTATAAAGAGGAAAACAAGGCTGATAATTACATGTTTTATATTTGA
- the mnmA gene encoding tRNA 2-thiouridine(34) synthase MnmA — MTKAKQDTRVVVGMSGGVDSSVTALLLKQQGYDVIGIFMKNWDDTDEFGVCTAETDAEDVRRVCEQIDIPYYTVNFEKEYFDKVFSYFLDEYKAGRTPNPDVMCNREIKFGEFLNKALQLGADYVATGHYARVIDEDGVFKLLRGVDNNKDQTYFLNALNQSQLSKAMFPIGHLPKPEVRRIAEEAGLYTAKKKDSTGVCFIGERNFREFLSQYLPAQSGDMVDIATGEVKGRHDGLMYYTLGQRQGLGIGGSGNGEPWFVAEKDLEKNILYVVQGDKHHSLYSTSLTASGVNWIDGRTLAPGDVPLKCTAKFRYRQPDQGVTLTAREDGNVDVQFDVPQKAITPGQAVVFYLDEQCLGGGTIEVAEKVVPQPQG, encoded by the coding sequence ATGACAAAGGCTAAACAGGATACACGTGTCGTCGTCGGCATGTCCGGGGGAGTCGATTCCTCCGTTACGGCGCTCCTGCTCAAGCAGCAGGGCTATGACGTCATCGGCATCTTTATGAAGAACTGGGACGATACCGACGAATTCGGAGTGTGCACTGCCGAGACCGACGCCGAGGATGTGCGCCGTGTATGTGAGCAGATTGATATCCCTTACTATACCGTTAATTTCGAAAAGGAATACTTTGATAAAGTCTTTTCCTATTTCCTCGATGAATATAAGGCAGGCCGGACACCTAATCCGGATGTCATGTGCAACCGGGAGATCAAGTTCGGGGAATTCCTGAATAAGGCGCTGCAGCTGGGTGCGGATTATGTGGCCACCGGCCATTACGCCCGTGTGATCGATGAGGATGGTGTGTTCAAGCTGCTGCGCGGCGTGGACAACAACAAGGATCAGACCTACTTCCTGAATGCGCTGAACCAGAGCCAGCTGTCAAAGGCCATGTTCCCGATCGGCCATCTGCCGAAGCCGGAAGTACGGAGAATTGCCGAAGAAGCCGGTCTGTATACTGCGAAGAAAAAAGACAGCACCGGCGTCTGCTTTATCGGCGAACGCAATTTCCGCGAATTCCTCAGCCAGTATCTGCCGGCGCAATCCGGAGATATGGTTGATATCGCCACCGGCGAAGTAAAAGGCCGGCATGACGGCCTGATGTACTACACGCTAGGACAGCGGCAGGGACTGGGAATCGGCGGCTCAGGCAACGGAGAGCCCTGGTTCGTGGCCGAAAAGGACCTGGAGAAGAATATTCTCTATGTTGTGCAGGGGGACAAGCATCACAGCCTGTATTCCACCAGCCTGACCGCCTCCGGCGTGAACTGGATCGACGGCCGGACCCTTGCGCCTGGTGATGTGCCGCTGAAATGTACTGCCAAGTTCCGCTACCGTCAGCCTGACCAGGGCGTCACACTGACTGCACGGGAAGACGGTAACGTCGATGTTCAGTTTGATGTGCCGCAAAAGGCGATCACACCGGGACAGGCCGTTGTCTTCTACCTGGACGAGCAGTGTCTGGGCGGCGGAACGATTGAAGTAGCGGAGAAGGTTGTGCCGCAGCCTCAGGGGTAA
- a CDS encoding oligopeptide ABC transporter substrate-binding protein gives MRKRKTGKTMLVSLLLVLSLAVTACGSGNNEAAEPSATAAATDAAATAAPTTAPAAEDGLYNIADFSKIKTNQGEAIEGGTLNFGLVSDTPFEGTLNFNFYSGAPDAEVLDWFDEGLLTWDKDYVYTNDGAATYEVSEDGRTFTFTIRDNVNWHDGKPVTAEDWLFAHEVIGNPAYDGPRYGSDFTNIVGMEEYHAGTAKTISGIKVLNEKQLEITYVKSTPSLLTGSIWIYPLAKHIFGTMDVAKIAASPEVRQKPVGFGPFKVESIVPGESVVYVKNEDYWRGAPKLDKVVLKVVPPTTVVQELKAGNIDAVDNFPIDQFPDNSGLSNVEYLGAVDRAYTYIGFKLGKWDATNNVVAPDPNAKMANVALRKAMWQAVDNDAVGKNFYHGLRWNATTLIPPSHPEFHDDSNPGMPYDPEAAKQTLEDAGYKLSGEFRTNPDGTPLTINFISMTGSDIAEPLAQYYVQSWKAIGLNVTLEMVEFNTFYDRVGSNGEDDPSVDVYQGAWTVGIDVDPQGLYGRDAIYNFPRYANEESDRLMAEGVSEAAFDVEKRKEIYKEWQALMVEEIPVFPTLYRAALVPVNNRVLNYFIGDGTGMYRYNIAVSADKGIAAE, from the coding sequence ATGAGAAAAAGAAAAACCGGAAAGACAATGCTAGTCAGTCTGCTGCTTGTCCTGTCACTTGCTGTTACTGCCTGCGGATCAGGTAACAATGAGGCAGCTGAGCCTTCAGCCACCGCCGCAGCCACGGATGCCGCAGCTACTGCCGCTCCGACAACTGCTCCTGCAGCAGAGGATGGCCTGTACAACATTGCAGATTTCAGCAAGATTAAGACCAATCAGGGTGAAGCCATTGAAGGCGGTACACTTAACTTTGGCCTTGTATCTGATACTCCTTTTGAAGGCACTTTGAACTTTAACTTCTATTCCGGTGCTCCGGATGCTGAGGTTCTTGATTGGTTTGACGAAGGTCTGCTGACCTGGGATAAAGACTATGTGTACACCAATGACGGGGCGGCTACCTATGAAGTCTCAGAAGACGGACGCACCTTCACCTTCACCATCCGTGACAATGTAAACTGGCATGACGGCAAGCCGGTTACTGCTGAGGATTGGCTGTTTGCCCATGAAGTTATTGGTAACCCGGCTTATGACGGTCCGCGTTACGGCTCCGATTTCACCAATATTGTTGGTATGGAAGAGTATCATGCCGGCACTGCGAAGACCATCTCAGGGATCAAAGTGCTTAATGAGAAGCAGTTAGAAATTACTTATGTGAAATCCACTCCTTCCCTGTTGACAGGAAGTATTTGGATTTATCCGCTGGCTAAGCATATCTTCGGAACCATGGATGTTGCCAAAATCGCGGCTTCTCCTGAGGTCCGCCAAAAACCAGTCGGTTTTGGTCCGTTCAAAGTGGAAAGCATCGTACCGGGCGAATCTGTTGTATATGTTAAGAATGAAGATTACTGGCGTGGTGCTCCCAAGCTGGATAAGGTTGTGCTGAAGGTTGTTCCTCCGACTACAGTTGTGCAGGAGCTAAAGGCTGGGAATATCGATGCGGTCGACAACTTCCCGATAGATCAGTTCCCTGATAACTCCGGTCTATCTAACGTTGAATATCTTGGCGCAGTTGACCGCGCTTATACTTACATCGGCTTCAAGCTGGGTAAATGGGATGCGACTAATAATGTAGTTGCGCCTGATCCAAATGCCAAAATGGCAAATGTAGCTCTGCGTAAAGCTATGTGGCAGGCAGTTGATAATGATGCTGTCGGTAAAAACTTCTATCACGGCCTGCGCTGGAATGCAACAACACTGATTCCGCCATCCCATCCTGAATTCCATGATGACAGCAATCCGGGTATGCCTTATGATCCGGAAGCAGCAAAGCAGACTCTGGAAGATGCAGGCTATAAACTTAGCGGTGAGTTCCGTACGAATCCGGATGGCACGCCGTTGACCATCAATTTTATCTCTATGACCGGTTCGGATATTGCTGAGCCGCTGGCTCAATATTATGTGCAATCCTGGAAAGCAATCGGTCTGAATGTAACGCTGGAAATGGTTGAGTTCAATACATTCTATGACCGTGTAGGCAGCAACGGCGAAGATGATCCTTCGGTTGACGTCTACCAGGGTGCTTGGACCGTGGGTATCGACGTTGATCCGCAAGGACTCTACGGCCGCGATGCAATTTATAACTTCCCGCGCTATGCAAATGAAGAAAGCGACCGTCTGATGGCGGAAGGTGTATCTGAAGCTGCGTTTGATGTAGAGAAACGTAAAGAAATCTACAAAGAATGGCAAGCGCTGATGGTTGAGGAAATCCCTGTATTCCCAACCCTGTACCGCGCTGCACTTGTTCCGGTTAACAATCGTGTCCTGAACTATTTCATCGGTGATGGAACAGGAATGTACAGATATAACATTGCAGTATCTGCTGATAAAGGGATTGCTGCAGAATAA
- a CDS encoding ABC transporter permease: MAKSSAELPLPHNIEKSPSGWSIIWREIFRDKLALTSLIFLALVFIGVFGTALFLNQQEIVKVDLFSLYKKPSAKFWLGTDYGGRDVFGQLIIGTRNSLSIGIMVTLMTGVIGITIGLVSGYFGGLIDNLFMRLVDFFMILPMLMMVIAFVTAVPKYNTLTFSLIMTAFLWMGIARLIRSKTLQEKELEYVQASRTLGSSHLKIIFKQVMPNLSSIIIVTMTLNLAANIGLESGLSFLGFGFPESTPSLGTLVSYARNPQTLQSRWWIWLPASLLILVLMLSINNVGQALKRATDARQRRG; encoded by the coding sequence ATGGCAAAATCAAGCGCTGAGCTCCCGCTCCCGCACAATATCGAAAAAAGCCCGTCAGGCTGGAGCATTATCTGGCGGGAAATTTTTAGAGATAAGCTGGCACTGACTTCCCTGATCTTTCTGGCTCTGGTCTTTATCGGAGTGTTCGGGACTGCCCTGTTCCTCAACCAGCAGGAGATTGTAAAGGTTGACCTGTTCTCTCTATATAAAAAGCCTTCAGCCAAGTTCTGGCTGGGTACCGATTACGGCGGCCGTGATGTATTCGGACAGCTCATTATCGGCACACGCAACTCGCTGAGTATAGGTATTATGGTTACCCTGATGACCGGGGTTATCGGAATTACAATCGGACTGGTTTCCGGATATTTCGGGGGCCTTATTGATAATCTGTTCATGCGTCTGGTTGACTTTTTCATGATTCTGCCGATGCTGATGATGGTCATTGCTTTTGTAACGGCCGTTCCAAAATATAACACACTAACCTTTTCGCTCATTATGACAGCATTCCTGTGGATGGGGATCGCCAGGCTGATCCGTTCCAAGACATTGCAGGAGAAAGAGCTTGAATATGTTCAGGCTTCCCGTACACTCGGTTCTTCCCATCTGAAGATTATCTTCAAGCAGGTGATGCCGAATCTCAGTTCGATTATCATCGTAACGATGACGCTGAATCTTGCAGCTAACATCGGGCTTGAGTCGGGATTATCCTTCCTTGGCTTCGGGTTTCCCGAAAGTACACCGAGTCTGGGTACGCTTGTCAGCTATGCCCGCAACCCGCAGACTCTGCAGTCCAGATGGTGGATCTGGTTACCCGCATCACTGCTGATCCTGGTGTTGATGTTGAGTATAAATAATGTCGGTCAGGCGCTGAAGCGTGCGACGGACGCAAGACAAAGAAGAGGATAA
- the opp4B gene encoding oligopeptide ABC transporter permease → MWKIIVRRLLIMIPQVFLLSILVFLMAKAMPGDALTGMLDPNIDPAAIEAMRERLGLNDPWHIQYWNWISNAVQGDLGQSFNFKMPVTELIGQRMMNTLWLSLATLILTYLIAIPLGILSGRFNDTWGDRLITGYTYIGFAAPLFIVALVMLWMFGFYFSWFPTGGSVSPGAVPGSFSYVLDKIYHLLLPALSIALITTVGTVQYLRNEIIDTKQKDFILTARAKGASESRVYNRHILRNSLLPIAAFFGYELTGLIGGTIFVESIFSYPGMGQLFLGSIVIRDFTVVTAIVLLYGIATIIGSLLSDIILSIVDPRIRIK, encoded by the coding sequence ATGTGGAAGATTATTGTACGAAGATTGTTAATTATGATTCCCCAGGTATTTCTATTGAGTATTCTAGTATTTCTGATGGCCAAAGCTATGCCGGGCGATGCACTTACCGGGATGCTTGATCCGAATATTGATCCGGCAGCAATTGAGGCAATGCGGGAAAGGCTGGGTCTGAATGATCCCTGGCACATCCAATACTGGAACTGGATCAGCAATGCTGTCCAAGGCGATCTGGGCCAGTCCTTCAACTTCAAAATGCCGGTGACCGAGCTGATCGGCCAGCGGATGATGAACACCCTCTGGCTGTCGCTGGCTACGCTGATTCTTACATATCTGATTGCTATCCCGCTTGGCATTCTCAGCGGACGCTTCAATGATACATGGGGCGACCGCCTGATTACCGGCTATACCTATATCGGATTCGCTGCTCCCCTGTTTATTGTAGCGCTTGTAATGCTCTGGATGTTCGGCTTCTATTTCTCATGGTTTCCGACCGGGGGAAGCGTATCGCCAGGTGCGGTTCCCGGAAGCTTCAGCTATGTGCTCGATAAAATTTATCATTTGCTGCTGCCGGCCTTATCTATCGCTTTAATTACGACTGTAGGTACGGTCCAGTATCTGCGTAATGAGATTATTGATACGAAGCAGAAGGATTTCATTCTTACCGCCAGAGCAAAGGGGGCTTCAGAATCGCGGGTGTATAACCGCCACATTCTGCGCAACTCACTGCTGCCGATAGCCGCCTTTTTCGGATATGAGCTGACAGGACTTATCGGAGGAACCATCTTTGTAGAGAGCATCTTCAGTTATCCCGGCATGGGCCAGCTGTTCCTGGGCTCGATCGTCATCCGCGATTTTACCGTGGTGACAGCGATAGTGCTGCTATATGGGATTGCTACTATCATTGGTTCGCTGCTGTCTGACATCATATTAAGCATCGTTGATCCGCGCATCCGGATTAAATAA